Below is a window of Bombus pyrosoma isolate SC7728 linkage group LG14, ASM1482585v1, whole genome shotgun sequence DNA.
CACTTTTAAAGCGATATCGATATTCGTGCGATACGACGCGGTATTACGCGGTATTGCGCGATCCCGATGGGATACGGATAAACACAGAGGAAGAAGCGACGAGACGCGACGACGCGATCGAGTCGGAGTTGTTCTCCGTGCGAGAACGCGAGAGACACTGACGGGCCCGGGCACTGGCGGTGGCGGCAGAGTTCGAACCGCACACACCGACACACCGGACCCACACGGTACACGGACCGCGCGCAGCCGGACGTCGACGCGGAACGGGGCAACATCTTTTTAACGGCGCGCACGTGAGATCCGTCCGATGGTACGTTGTGCAGCAGGTACCCTTGCCGCTGATACCGGCATTTTTCGCAACCGCTTGGCTCAACCTCTCTCGCGGTCCACGCCGGTATCCTGCGGTATCCGTCCCAATGAAACACGGATAAAGCCGTAACGCTGCAGGAGTCTCGAGCGCGCTCCTATCGTACCGGTGAAATTGGCCCGCGGTGGAAACGATCCGAACGTGGATTTCGACAGGCTAAAGATCGTTTCAGGTCTGTATCCCGCGACGGATTATTTAACTCTCGTTCAGCAGCGACGAACGTAGCGATAGACACGATCTTCTACGAAGTTCTTGTAACTTTTGCcgaaaggaaggaagataGGTTTGAACGTAACGTTTCGGTGTAACGGAGTCAGGGTTGCAAGAGTGTCAGGCTAATTGCTCGGTGGATCGATTGGCGCGCGCGGCAAGATCGATGAGAGCGATACGCTGCAAGAGATTACTCTTTCCTCCCACGAGTAGCTGGCGAGAAGTTGCCGGACGATTAACGAGCCGTACATTTTGGGCCCGAGGAATCGTTCGATGTTTCAGCTGCGACTGATACTCTGTATTTCCCTCGCATCTACGAAATCGAGTCACGTAGCCTTTTCGAGGATCCTCCCGTTGCGTTGGAACGCgactttttattttgcaagCGCGAACTCGTCGTCTCGCCGTAGGCGTACAGGTCCACGAACAGAGACGCGACGTTGGGCCTTACATGGATCCGGTGTGAGTCACTGCCCAAAGTGGACTATGTAAATGCGTTCAGCCAGTACGAAGAAACTGGTCGCCTGTTTATCGCGCTAAATCTTCCCTTGGAAATCTTCCAGTGCATCTTTTTTACATCTATTTATAACTGGCTCTCGCTGCCATGGATATGAACCGCGAACCGGAATAAGTAATTGGAAATCGATACGTTGAACGAAGCTGGTCCGCCTGCAAAAATATCCATGATTTATAGAAGGGTGGCCGttgatcgataattaattatcgcaTTAGCGGAGGAAGCGGCGACTGTCGGGTCAACGAAACCGAGGCTCGCCGCGTCTCGTTCGACCGGGAGGATGAGACGCGCATAAATTTATTCAGGCAAAACAGCCTTGGGGCCTTATGGCCGAGTCGAGGCCAGACAAACGGATGTCTGCCTCTGATAGACACTGGCGTCGTTCGTGCCCGCTCGTGCACGATCGTGCACTCTCGTGTACGGTACCTGGACGAGCCACGCCATACTCCAGGCCTCGAGGTGAAAGTGTCCAAGGATTTCGTAACGAGCAACCGATTGCGATTACGCTCGCTACGAGAAATCGTTTGGCTCCGTAACGATCGCCACGGCTCGATGCTAATTGGGCTCCATCCTCGGAGACTGCCTCGAAAAGCATTCGATAATTAAAGCGATCGCACGAAAGTCTACGACATTTCCGCCAACGTGTTATCAAGGATCCGTACCTACCTTGCGCTAACAGCGCAAATAACAAGATCGGCGACAAGACGGAGAGATAACGAGAGAAAGGAGGGAGGGAAAGATTCGGTTCCGTCTTGTCCTACTCGGATCCCATCTTTCCTCGCGTAATCCAATTTATCCGTTTTTAGTTGTTGCAGATTATTATTCCGTACCGACGAAATTACCTCGCGTTCCATGGAGTAAGAAGGTGTCTTAATATCTCAACGAAGAGCCGTTCTTTTTTCGAGTTTCAGAGATCCTCCGTGAGTAAGCTATCTTCTCGTTTACGTCCacgtttaatctttttattgttcTGCTCTTTCAAAAAATCGGGGTAAATCTTGGGATACCATTAAAGTACTTTTTACCATGTTACACGGTCGGTTTTTAAGCAAACCGTTTCGTCGCTTTGAGAAAGCTCAAGGATACAATCTTCGCTTGGAGAACGGAGCAGGATGAACACGGTTCTTCCTCGAAGCGTTTGCTCGGAACCAAAATTTAagcattacgttgtacctCAAATATTTAAGAGGAAATTCCTTTggattttttctcttcctttttttttttttgcctttTTTTGCCAAAAGAATCCACTTTTTTCTTGTCTAAGAGCGGATGCtcgaaaaagtaaattatcttttttctttgcgtAGAGGCGATAACGATCGTGCGCGTTGCGCGTTTACCGATCCAAAGTCCCGTTAATCGTCAACGAAACAGGATGGTCACGTCCCTCCTTGTTACGTATCTGGCGAATTCTGCGACATCGCGAGGAAGACCACCGAACAAGGCCGAATAATGGCCGATAGAGTGAACGATAGGAAGGAAGAGCAGAGTGAAACGTGTCGCGTGGATGATCGTGATCGACGCTGACGCCATTAATCTTCCTGGCGGATCGTTTTGCGGAAGCGACAACTTCCACGGGACTTGGGCCTCATTAGAAAGGCCCCGAGCCGTTCCTCTTCCTCCGGGATAACCGTGGATGCTAATTATAACACGCGGAATAATGAAATCATCTTACTACGCGCGGCTCGCGAGCCCGCTGACTTCCTTGAGAACTTTTTCAACCGGGCCTGCGAGAGAAACGCCTTTATTAACGACGGGACAACGCTCCGCGAGGAATTAGGTTCGTGGGATTAGACGACCAAAGTTATTAAGACAAATTGTCCGCTAATCGTCTACAACTCTCAACCGCCTAACGATCTCCAATTACCTGTTCGCCACTCTTTTTATCCTTCGTCTCGATCCTATCGTCCCCGATACCGACCGATCGGTTTCGTTTAGTCCTTGCCGACAAATCGCCCGCGCCTCTGCCGAGCATGTCATACTTCCTCGTCCAGAGTGAACAACGAGATTCGTAGTACCAATCAGCgactatattttacaaaaataaatacacgACGGTCAACGTCTTCGCGATGCGTACTGGTAAAACACAACCTATGTACAGCCACGATCCACGCCGGAACATTGATTTACGATCGTATCGTTATTTACAGGGTTAGCCGTGGGAGCAGCGAGAGAATCGCGCGAAACATCTAGCACGATGTCGCGAAGCTCTTTTCTTCTGCCATCACGCCAGAGTACCGAAGGACACGGCGATTAGAATCAGGAACGCATTCACTGTGAACCTCGACGTTGAAGATTCGAGCCCGTGTTGCGCCAATATCCGACACTGAGAGCTTCGAAAATGCTTCACGTTCCCCTCCGAGTCTCTGGCCAGCACGCACAGCTCGTACTTTGTCCCGAAATCCTGTAACTCTGGAATTTTAAACGACCTCTCGCTGTAGACGAGATCTTTCTCGATCGCGGACTTGCTGCTTCCAGATTCACGAACCACCACGTAAAAGTCGCCGATGTCTTCTCGCGACGTCACGTACCACGTCGCCTTCCAACTCTTGTCCTCCTCGTTGCTGCAATATAATCACAGTTACGTGAAGGAAGTGCCAACGCCTCGAATCCTATGCGAATCCAAGATCGATCGTTCTTTTCTAGAATACGTACTACTCGATATTTCGGTACTTTACGTCCGGAGTGATGTCGAACTCGGGATATTCTTTCACTTCCCTCTGACCGCATGCCATCAGATCTTCCGTCACCTCAGTCAGCAGTTTGTTGGCCAGGAAACGCGGACTTTCACAGCTAACGTTCGACCATTCCGTTGGTATTTCGGTATGTACGTTCAGCCATCGTTTCAAGGGCCTCACGTAACAGTCGCAGTGCAATGGATTTCCTGAATAGCAATTTAGGAGTAAGTAATTTCCTAACGACGTTAGCGattattaaaagtaacgaTCGATAGAATGGTATTTAACATtttgctctctttctctgtgtTAAGAGACGTTAATCGATGTTTGGCTACTCGTTCCTTACCATTATACTGAAGCTTCGTGCTATTTTCTATGATCTTCATGAACATATCGTTGAACACTCCGATCGAGTTGGATTTCACGTCGAGAATCTTCAATTTCGGCAACGGAAGAATCTTGTTCAAGGGTACGTGAGTCAGACGGTTGTGACTCAGGTACAGATTAGTCAAATTCCTCGGAGGATCAAAGATATCCGGTTCTGAGAGGTCGTTGATCTCGTTGTAGGAGAGGTCCAGCGTTCGTATCGCTGTCAAATTCCCAATCACATCTAGGATATTCGAGAAGAacgaaaagatattaaatgaatacGGAAAAAGTATTATACGGTTGGTCCACGAATCGATCGCCGCTTGACTCGATTTAATGTAgcaaaaaatgaagaattttaattgtcTCCAAGAACCTTCGAAACTACCATCTTTTCGCGAAACACAATAATCATTTCGTATctcaattctttttaattttttcttaattttttttttctttttttttttgttaaaccATTGGCTCATCGTGAAGATGAATTCGCGGATCCTTTTGTATACTCACATCTTCGAATCTCGTTGATGTTATTATGACTGATATTCAGGTACTGCAACTTTTTCGTTCCTACAGTGAGTTCGTGCGTCAACACGGGCATGGTGTTGTACGATAGATCGACTTCTTTCAGCCGATAAGGGATCCAAGGATCGTTGGGAAACGttttcttcgtaataaaaGATATCCTATTGTGACTGAGATTGAGTCTCTCCAGAGATAAGCAATCGTCCAGAAGCCCGTGAGTTTTGTTATCCAGTCTTTCCAGCTTATTGTGAGAGAGGTCCAAAGACCTCAAAGAGACGAGACTCTGAAACGCTCCATTGGGGATGTGGGTAAGTTTATTGTTCGTCAAATTCAGCGTCAACAACTGCAACAGTCCCTCGAAAGCTCGAATGCTCACGTTCGATATCCGATTGTTCGCTAGATTCAGTTCGAACACTATTGGAAGACGTCCAAACGCGGACTTTCCCAATTCGGTTAGCTGGTTGCGCTGAAATTATCGTCGACGTTAAGTTGAATCACCTTGCTCGTCAAGTTGGAACGTGATATTAACCTAACTTATGACAGCATATAAAAGATCGTTGAACCTGCATATAAAGATACTGCAAGCTAGTTAGAGTGCTTAGTGCCTCCCACGGTGGCCTCGTCATGTTGTTCGACTGCAGGTTCAAAGTCCTCAAGGTAAGCAGGTTTTCGAAGCTGCCATGTCTCAAGTTATCGCCCAATCGATTCCCCGAAAGGTCCAGCGAGAGAAGAGCGTTCATCGTGGGCCATACGTCCATCGTTGGAATTTCCTCCAGCCAATTTTCGGAAAAATCTAGGCTACCGAGAGAGATAGGCAACTGGAAGATCTTCGTCAATCGATTATTCCTGACAGACAGGCTCCTGCAAGTCGACACGACACTTTATTTAATGCTATATGGTCATCCTCATTTTTAGACAGTTTAAGCGATTTTGAACGagtcttaaataaataaataagatttatttgtttataaaatcaCCGATTACCTGCAGCTTGGCAATCTGGTTAAACTGCCACGAGCGATATCGTTCAATTGATTGTAGCTCATGTCCAACTCCAACAGCGTTGGCAGAGGACCGAACGTGGACGGTTTTATCTTCTCCAGCGAATTGTACGATAGATTTAAGAAACGAAGACTGAAGAGAGTCTGAAATACGGCGTTGTGGATTTCGGACAAGTTGTTATGGGACAGATCGATCGTGTGCAGCTCGTATAGCTTGGGAAACGTCTGACGAGGCACCGAATGGATCAAATTGTGCGACACGTTGAGAACTTTCAGCCCGGTCATGTTGTGCAGCGGCACCTGCAATTATTAATGATCGTTTCGCTCCGGATTATCTTAGGGTTACGATTCTCGAATTATTCGCCTCCGAAAGAGACCTGGTTGACCGCGGTGAATCGATTGTAGCTCAATCGCAGTTCCGTGGCGTAAGTTGCACTGTCGAACGAGTAtctggaaatattttcgagcCTGTTGTGACTTAGATCCAGGATCGTGATGTTGACGCAGTTTTCGAAGGCGCCTGGttctatttttgaaatctCGTTGCGTGATAAATCGATCTTCGCCAAGTAAAGATCTTTGAAAGACAGCTTTTCTACCACCGTCACAAAGTTCTCGGACACGTCTAACAGCTGCAACGAAAAACAAATTGAGAATATCTTGCGGCTTTAAATCGTTCGGATTGTCCTCGAAGCCTCGATTAATAGTATTTCTCAGGATATCTACGATACGCGTACCTCTGCGAACTGCAGCTGATTGAACATTTGGAAGTCGatctttttgataaaattcctAGCCAGATCGATGGTACCTATCCTGGTAACAGGGCCAAAGGTACCCCTTCCAACGTCGTTTATCTGATTATCGCTCAAGTACAATCTTATCAAAAAGCGCATACCACGGAAGGTATTGGAGTCGagttttctgattttattGTGGCTCAGATTGAGCACCTTCAGCAGCGAGTTTCTCGCGAACGTTCCCCTGTAGACAAAGATATTCGTCAACTGATTAACGCGTTTTCATCGTTTATTCATATTTGTCTCATATAGGGAACAAAGTGCCGTTAGTGTACGGGAAACATCGACAAACGGTTTACCTTTTTAAATCTGAAATGGCGTTGTGAGACAAATTGCACCAGCCCATCTTCGTTAAGTCGGCCAAATGAGATCCATCGAGCTTGTTAATCCGATTGTGGGATAGATCTAGATATTCCGTGTCCCTCAAACCCTTGAATTGATTCCTCTTCAGCTCCTTAATCTCGTTATCGTGAAGGTCCAGTTTCTTCAGTTTCTTCAGAGGAGCCAACGCTTCCACGGGCAAAGAAGTCAGAGTGCCTGCAACGGTAAAATAACTGTAGGAAACCGGAGACACAATTCGTTCGATAGGATTCGCTCACGCGCAAAATAGTACAGTACCGTTGCTAATCTCCAACTTTTCGATTTTAGCAGCCGCGATGCTGTCAGTGAAGCTGTCCACCGGTAGAGCGGAGATTCGATGGCCGACGATGCTCAGGATACTCAAATTCCCTAAAATCTGCAACGCCTGACGCGGGAATTTCTCCAGAGTGCTGTTTATCACGTAAAGTTCTTGCAGAGTTCTGTTCACGCCGAGAAAGCTGTGTTCTTCTATCAGTCTCAATGGAGTGTCGATGAACCGTAACACTCGAACGTCCAGAGGGTAGAGAGCGGGCCCATAAAAACGTCCTTTAATCGTGACATAACGAAAACGATTTGCGACGAGTAGCTCGAGAACCTTGTTGCACGTGTTTTACGAAGTGTAAACTCGCTTCTCCGAGAAACGGCATGCTAGCTTACCTATGTTGCATTTGTATAGAACAAGTTCCTCGATCGGTATACCCTCGTTGCCTAAATTGGAGAAGGCCAGGCTCAAACTTGCCAAATTGGTGTTCTCGCAACGAACATAAAGGCCTCTGTCACTGCCACGAACGCACACGCAAGGATAGACGTACTTGGGTTCTTTGGGACATCTGAACCGTGGTCCGGGTGGAACGTAGCCGCCCATGATGGCAGGGGGCACGATCAAAACCCATAATAACGGGAAAAGTATCATCTGCGGAACGAAACAATGGAGCATTACCAATTAATCTTTCATTCTTGTCGGTTGGCAACAGGAACGCCAATTCTGCCGATAAGAATCCTAACGGGAGCAAGTGCTCCAAGTCGTAGAACTTTTATTAGTCACGGCACTCGTGTTGCAATCGCGCTGTTTGGCGTGAAACGTGAGAAAGTTTTCCCAGTGGTCGGTCGATCCTGCGTTAGATTCGCGGCTCGATAACGCGCTTATAGATACCATAGAGCCAATTAAACTTTTCCCTCGATTCGGAACACGACCTTCCGATCGACCGTCTCGCCTTTCCATTTTCCTGCTTCTTTCAAAATCCGTGACGCGTCCTTTCTAGAAACTTCCTCGTGGACTCTTGTTCTCTTGCGTTGGAACCGCGCCTAATCAAACGAGCAAGTCGCCGTGACAATGGTCTTTGTAGAACCGGTTGATCGTTTCCCGTTTGACGAACCGATTACGCGCATCGTCTCTTACGATATCGACTCCGGCATAGCCTCCAGCGAGCCTAGCTTCCGACTGCTGGAACACTTTGTCATCCGAATAACGTGAAAAACG
It encodes the following:
- the LOC122574719 gene encoding insulin-like growth factor-binding protein complex acid labile subunit, which gives rise to MVNRSSDEYVTRRRRLSSCFQNVLSVREPQYKMILFPLLWVLIVPPAIMGGYVPPGPRFRCPKEPKYVYPCVCVRGSDRGLYVRCENTNLASLSLAFSNLGNEGIPIEELVLYKCNIGRFYGPALYPLDVRVLRFIDTPLRLIEEHSFLGVNRTLQELYVINSTLEKFPRQALQILGNLSILSIVGHRISALPVDSFTDSIAAAKIEKLEISNGTLTSLPVEALAPLKKLKKLDLHDNEIKELKRNQFKGLRDTEYLDLSHNRINKLDGSHLADLTKMGWCNLSHNAISDLKRGTFARNSLLKVLNLSHNKIRKLDSNTFRGMRFLIRLYLSDNQINDVGRGTFGPVTRIGTIDLARNFIKKIDFQMFNQLQFAELLDVSENFVTVVEKLSFKDLYLAKIDLSRNEISKIEPGAFENCVNITILDLSHNRLENISRYSFDSATYATELRLSYNRFTAVNQVPLHNMTGLKVLNVSHNLIHSVPRQTFPKLYELHTIDLSHNNLSEIHNAVFQTLFSLRFLNLSYNSLEKIKPSTFGPLPTLLELDMSYNQLNDIARGSLTRLPSCRSLSVRNNRLTKIFQLPISLGSLDFSENWLEEIPTMDVWPTMNALLSLDLSGNRLGDNLRHGSFENLLTLRTLNLQSNNMTRPPWEALSTLTSLQYLYMQRNQLTELGKSAFGRLPIVFELNLANNRISNVSIRAFEGLLQLLTLNLTNNKLTHIPNGAFQSLVSLRSLDLSHNKLERLDNKTHGLLDDCLSLERLNLSHNRISFITKKTFPNDPWIPYRLKEVDLSYNTMPVLTHELTVGTKKLQYLNISHNNINEIRRYVIGNLTAIRTLDLSYNEINDLSEPDIFDPPRNLTNLYLSHNRLTHVPLNKILPLPKLKILDVKSNSIGVFNDMFMKIIENSTKLQYNGNPLHCDCYVRPLKRWLNVHTEIPTEWSNVSCESPRFLANKLLTEVTEDLMACGQREVKEYPEFDITPDVKYRNIEYNEEDKSWKATWYVTSREDIGDFYVVVRESGSSKSAIEKDLVYSERSFKIPELQDFGTKYELCVLARDSEGNVKHFRSSQCRILAQHGLESSTSRFTVNAFLILIAVSFGTLA